One genomic segment of Mycoplasmopsis agalactiae PG2 includes these proteins:
- a CDS encoding Cof-type HAD-IIB family hydrolase, with the protein MLKKGIVFSDVDGTIYSRDNYVSNFNLDIIKSYQISFNIATGNPICPRMLKLAKLTDADYIIGSSGAQIYDYKNAKFVKEDYIDADVVKKIFKLFYEQNIPAAAWSSHIFYAFRENEKEFLNKIYYRYESFDQFTMYKGEDDIKPIAKMEVYFEDFDKVDELMAELSKLKCKLIKTHMNLEILPVKESKGNAIIWMLENVLEGYSKDEVMVIGDSENDFSMFKKFNYSYVMDNANDEVKKRANFVTKDVQEHGLGHAILDYVEKFHESLSKKGE; encoded by the coding sequence ATGCTTAAAAAAGGCATTGTTTTTAGTGATGTAGATGGCACAATTTACTCACGTGATAACTATGTATCTAACTTCAATTTAGATATTATTAAGTCATATCAAATAAGCTTCAATATAGCAACAGGGAATCCTATTTGCCCTAGAATGCTAAAATTAGCAAAACTTACCGACGCTGACTATATTATAGGCTCATCGGGCGCACAAATTTATGATTATAAGAATGCAAAATTTGTAAAAGAAGACTACATTGATGCTGATGTAGTTAAAAAAATTTTTAAGCTTTTTTACGAGCAAAACATTCCAGCAGCTGCTTGATCTAGTCATATTTTTTATGCTTTTAGGGAAAATGAAAAAGAGTTTTTAAACAAAATTTATTACAGATATGAAAGCTTTGATCAATTCACAATGTACAAGGGCGAGGATGATATAAAACCTATTGCAAAAATGGAAGTGTACTTTGAAGATTTTGATAAAGTTGATGAGCTAATGGCTGAGTTATCTAAACTTAAGTGTAAGCTAATCAAAACACATATGAATTTAGAAATACTGCCAGTAAAAGAATCTAAAGGAAATGCTATTATCTGGATGCTTGAAAATGTATTAGAAGGATATAGCAAGGATGAAGTTATGGTAATTGGCGACAGTGAAAATGACTTTAGTATGTTTAAAAAATTCAACTATTCATATGTTATGGATAATGCAAATGATGAAGTTAAGAAAAGAGCAAACTTTGTCACAAAAGATGTGCAAGAGCACGGCTTAGGACATGCAATTTTAGACTATGTTGAAAAATTTCATGAAAGCTTAAGTAAAAAAGGTGAATAA